The Streptomyces noursei ATCC 11455 sequence GGACCGCCAACTTCCGCAGGACGACCAGCCCCTCCGTGCCGAGCACGTCCGCGTAGTCGAGCGGATCGATGTCGGTGAGACCGTCGTCCGACTCGCCGAGCGCATGGCCGATCAGCCAGCGCGCGAGCTCCTCCGGATCGGGGCGCGCCGCACGGCACGCGGCGAGGTGGGCGTCGGCGAGGCCGGCGCCCACCTCGCCGAGCCACCCGTCGGAGTCGTCGACGCTCTCCACCGCCCCGGCCAGCAGCTTCATCGCCTCCCGCACCAGGATGATCGCGTCGGCTGCCCGTCCGGAGCCGGTGAGCCCGCCGATCGCCGACACCGCCTGCCCGGCCTGGTCCGCATAGGCGCGGGCATCGGCGTACTCGACGTACCCGTACTGTGCGAACGGACCGATGTCGAGCAGTTCCCGGATGCGGGCCCGGACCGAGGCGATATCCCCGCGGGCGCTCGCGGCACGCAGCTCCAGGCGGCGCCGCAACCGCCGGTCCTCGCCGACCTGTTCCCGCACCAGAGCGAGCAACTCGTCCTTCGACAGGGCACACAGCCATGTGTCGAGGTCCAGTGCCCGGTCCCGCGCCGCCTTCCGCTGCCGCGGCAGGCTCTCCGGCCGGGCGAGCACCGTCAGGCCGAGAGCGACCAGGTGCTTGCAGAAATTGCCCTCCCGGCCATACGGGCAGTCGCACTCGCCGGACAGCCCGCCGGGCCCGTCCAGGAACAGCTCCACCTCATACCGCTCCGTGCCGTGGACGCTCGCGGTGACCCATCCCTCACCGACCTCGACCCCGGACACCGCATCCAGATACCCGCGCCCGCGCTCGAAGGAACGGGCACCAGCCAACATCTTGAGGTTCGCCTCGGTGAGGCCGCTCATGGTCTCCTTCACCCTGCTCCTGGTCCTGTTCACTGCACGAGAAGAGCCCCCATGCCTCATGAGGCGCTTCCACGCTACTCAGATGACCCCATGCTCGCGAACGTCGGCAGGAACCCGACCTCGCTCGTTGACCTCGAAGAAACCCAACGCGGCGCAACGAGGACACGCATACACACCGATTCGCTTCCCTGGCCGTACCTCGACGCAGAGAGTCAGCTCCACTACAACCTGCACCGTTGTTGCGACGCGGAGACCACGCGCTACACCGCGCCGCATCCCTGGCCCTCGCGCCGGAGCCCACCCTCTTGACCTACGTCCACAGTCCGCACACTTGGGCGGACCCCTCGGTCTCTCCCTCGACCACATCACCGTCTACCGGGAGCAGACCGGTCACCCTGGGAGTCAGCGCATCGAGATCGGCTCCACTGTCTACGACGCCTGAACCATCCTGACGCCAGGTCAGAACATCCGGTACCGATCCAGCGCGGGATCGAAGAAGGGGTTGGGCTCCCAGGAGCCCAACCCCTTCTCACCAGCATGTTCGCCACGCCGACAACGTGGTGCCATGCCATCCGCTCAGACGTTGCAGCGGGATTCCACCACAAGGCTCTGACCTGCGGAAATGCAGGCGGATCCCAGCACCGTCCCAGCACGGGAATCGCTGCAAAGTACAAGTGGGCTCAGGGCCGCCAACGCTACACAACCTGGTCGACCCACGAACTGAGATCCGACGGACTGCGCAAGTAGTGCGTCGGCGAGACGCATGAGGTTGGCCAACGCGGCGGCGATGGGGACGGCCTCGGGGTCCAGCAGCGATTGATGGACGGCACCGCGCAACGCGCCGACGATCAGCATCGCGGTCGCGGGCACATCGACACCGGTCGCCCCTCCGCGGTCCCGCTCTCAATCCTGCGGCGCAGGTCGCGATGGAGGACGGCCATCTGGTCACGCAGGAACGGTGCAGGAAGCACCACCTCGAACGTGAGTACGTACAGCGCGCGCATCTGGTGCAGTTTGCGGCTCCAGCTGGTGCGCAGTTCATCGAAGAAGCGGTGCAGTCCTTCGGCTCCGGTCCGGTCGCCGACCGCCGGCGTCAGGGCTCGTTCGCGCGGCCCCGCGACCGCCGCGAAGGCTCGGCAGGCGCATCACTGGCACGCCATTCTGTTGTCATGACGCACCCTGGCCAGGACGACTCAGCAAGGATCACAGCGGTGACACGGCGCGATGTCTTCGACTTGCTACGCGCTACGGAGGGCGGCTGGTGGGACGCCTGGACGAAGTCGCCTTCCTGGGCGGCCTGTACGACCTGGACGCCCTCCCATCAACCGACTCGCGCCACCCGACCGCCCGCACCGACATCATCCAGCACCGGTTCAACAACTACGACTGCGAGGACGATTGGGTCTTCGAGGACCCGCGGTTTGGGCTTCTCGATGGCCCGGACGAGGTGCTGCTGGCATTCCTCGCACGGCTGGTACATCCCGAGGTACGCCCCGACGCCGACGAGGCGGCCAGGCGCGTCGATGAGCTGAACCGGCTTCTGGCAGCGGATGGCTGGGCGCTGCGCCCTCGAGACTTCGTGTCCGGGCGGCCCGTCTATGCACCGCTTCCAGAGAGCGCCGTCACTCCGACGGCCGCCTGACCGAATACATCACAGCAGTACGCGACCACACCACATCACTCCCGCCCGGGCAGGAGCGGACCGAGATCGAGGCGTGGCTCGCGTTCGCGGACGCGCACCTCCAAAACCTCACCGAATCGGTATCAGCGCTGAAACTGCCCACGCCGCCGAAGCCAAGCGGCGACGACCGCAAGCCCTTCCTCGGTCACTGGAGCCCCTACGGGCCCCGCTCCTATTGAGCCTTGGCTCCGCCCGCGACCTACGGAATTTCACCAGGCGGAGGAGCGGCAACATAGCGGCGGATCGCCGGATACCGAAGCTGGTGGTCCGCCGAATACTGGTAGCTCCACCGCCACTCACTGATCAACCGTCGAAAGGCAGAAGCCGGACCAGGGGAAATCACACCGCCACGAGCCGGACCCGCTCGCCGCACAGCTTGGCCATGTCGTCAATATCGGAAGTCAGCATGACCACGGGGCGGTGCTGTCGCAGTGCGGCCTCGGCGACGGCCGCATCGATCGCGTACTTGTGTCCGTCCAACCTGGCATTCATCAGCAACTTCGAGGCAGCCCTCGCCTCCTCGTCACCGACGGGGACGACTCGCAGCCCGGAAAGCACCCAGTTCAGGTGGGACTTGTTCGTACGGGCGTGGACGGCTTCGATGATGGTGAGCGCACTGATCACGACCTCCATGCCGCGCGAGCGCGCCTCAGCGATCAGAGCCACCACCTGCTCGTCGTCGGCGAGTAGCTTCGAGAACCCCTCGCTGTCGAGGACCAGCGTCCCCTCGTGACTCAACCTGCGGCGGGCCACTCGGCCTCCTCGGCGAACACCTCGTCGAAGACCTGCCGCGCCCGCTGACGAGCCGGCTCGGAGACCGGCCCCTTGCGGCTCTCGTAGTCCGCCAGGTACTCGTCCAGGACCTGCCCGCGCAGCTCACGCTCGACCGCCTCGGCGATGAATGCGGAGAACTCCCGCTTGCCCACCCGCGCCCGGATCGCCTCCGCAGTCCCCTCCGGCAGCGACAGACTCACCCGCGTAGCCGGGCCTTCCCCGATGCTGTACGTCGTCTCAGCCATGCCCCCGATTGTGTCAAACGAGTAGGAAAAGTGCCACGTCCGCACTACCTTCACAGCTTGGTCAGCGCCCTGCTCGCACAAATCCCAGCACGGGCACCCTCATCCCATCCCAGCGCGATCCCAGCACGGTAGGGATGAGCAGGGGCGAGGACAGGTGACGAGGGGTCAGCTATCCCAGCACCATCCCAGCACGGGAAAAAACTAAGGGCCGACCCCGAAGAGCCGGACCCTCTCTGACCTGCACATTTGCCAGATCAGCGACGGGGTGATAAGTCAGCCGCTACACGTTGAACCGGAACATTTTGCGCAGAGCTCCCACCTGCGGAAACGCCGTTTTGGACGGGGTCATCCCAGCACAATCCCAGCACGGGAGATCCATCCCAGCACCAGCGGACGCAGACGCCCCTTGGCGCCACAACGAGGCTTGTGTAGCCGTGGCCCCTCACCCCAAGCCGGCTTCGCTCGTCCAAGCCTCGTTGAGACGGACCGTGACGCCCGGACCGCCTTCCGGCGTACTGCGTCACCCAGAGGAGTCAGAGTCTCCACCGCCGGCCGCCCCACCCAGCACCCGCTCAAGCCTGCGCGCCTCGTCGGCCAAGCGCAGAGTGACAGCCTCGCTGCCATAACCCTCGTGGGCGAGATGGCCGGCGAGTGTCTCCAGGAGGGTGATGCCGGAGCGCACCCGCGCCTCGACACCTGCGCCCTCCCCTGCGAGGGCATGGTCCTGCCCGCGCAGTGCCGACAGAGCGAGTCTCGTTTCCTCGCGTACATCGACCGGCAGTCCCGATCGCCCAAGGTGGCGGAGTAGACGCTGCATCACGCGATCTACCTCCTCAAGGAGGCGCACATCGCGATCAACGGTGAACCCTGCGTCCGTCACGGCGATGTTACGCAGAAAGCTGGTGTGCGTGCCGCTCGGCAGCGGGGTCTGCAGGGCTAGGTCCGCCGCCGTCGATCTTGCCGTAGTGCCCTCCCTGCAGTTCAGTGCTTGGCGGAAACAGGGATGGACGTGGAGATCGTCCTCGTAGAGTTGGACGGGCAGCGATGTTGAACCCGCATACGCGACGCTGTCGCCCCGCCGCACACCGAGGAAACCGACGGCGAAGAGGGCCGCCACCATGGCTTGTGCGGTGAGGTGTTCCGTGTAGGCGGAGTGCGCCTCGTGCAAGTTTGTGTGGATGGCCGAAAAGCGCTCGCCGAACTCCTCCCGGGAGACACGAGGTTCGCCGTTCTCGAACAAGGCGAAGACTTGGCGCAGAAACGGAAATCCGACGTTGTATTCCCTGGCAAGATCCTCCAGCTTCCACTGCGAGAAGCGCTTGGTCGCAGCCAGCACATCGGACTCGCGCACCGTGCTGTGCCCCCGTTCCCATGCGACGTCACGGCAGAGGGTGAGGAATTGGATGGCGTCGCGCGGGCGAGGCAGGCAGTGACGTTCAAGATAGTCAGCCGTCGGCTCGCCGCAGACGGAGCTGGGGAAGACATCGCCCCACAACTGCTCATGGCTGAGCTGTCGCCTCAAGGAAACAGAGGCTCGGGCGAGTGCCAAGCGACGCAGGGCCTCCGGGGTCCAGGTGATCTGCATCTCCTCACTGCGGAACTTGTCACCGTCCGCGAAGTTGAGGGTGTCGTAGATGTCGGAGCGGATGAACAGCACGCAGCGAGCCGACGTGGCATAGGTCCTTGCGAGGTGCTTGGA is a genomic window containing:
- a CDS encoding SWIM zinc finger family protein, encoding MSGLTEANLKMLAGARSFERGRGYLDAVSGVEVGEGWVTASVHGTERYEVELFLDGPGGLSGECDCPYGREGNFCKHLVALGLTVLARPESLPRQRKAARDRALDLDTWLCALSKDELLALVREQVGEDRRLRRRLELRAASARGDIASVRARIRELLDIGPFAQYGYVEYADARAYADQAGQAVSAIGGLTGSGRAADAIILVREAMKLLAGAVESVDDSDGWLGEVGAGLADAHLAACRAARPDPEELARWLIGHALGESDDGLTDIDPLDYADVLGTEGLVVLRKLAVQAWQGNRRGWAEKYLMERLAKAGGDVDAVIAVYAADLAPNGHTHLVIARELDTARRPAEALCWAERGIREARDLAAVDTALVDHLCDRYTQAERLAEAVALRRDHFCARRTLLTYQQLRAAARAADCWPAEREGALALLRADAEQRQPGRCGGPALVDALLDDKDVDAAWQAATETGADDRQWLTLADHARATRPTDALGVYLRLVEPLTAQTGNAIYEQLVSLLLSIRDCHRRLESPEEFTGYVTALRTAQKRKRNLMRLMDEHHL
- a CDS encoding AbiJ-related protein → MGRLDEVAFLGGLYDLDALPSTDSRHPTARTDIIQHRFNNYDCEDDWVFEDPRFGLLDGPDEVLLAFLARLVHPEVRPDADEAARRVDELNRLLAADGWALRPRDFVSGRPVYAPLPESAVTPTAA
- a CDS encoding DNA-binding protein; translation: MARRRLSHEGTLVLDSEGFSKLLADDEQVVALIAEARSRGMEVVISALTIIEAVHARTNKSHLNWVLSGLRVVPVGDEEARAASKLLMNARLDGHKYAIDAAVAEAALRQHRPVVMLTSDIDDMAKLCGERVRLVAV
- a CDS encoding P-loop ATPase, Sll1717 family, with protein sequence MDQVHQPVRDLFFGRDDAEHDFADGLLRQGFQRTLAYEAALHGRKSLVIGRKGSGKSAICAQLAHGGMYPGPTAEIMPDSAAGDEIRRFDLQGITSDTAKSLIWRYLFAVQVARYVVDHARARHSRSLRQPAPVRALREFLRINGEEHEARLTDRLRRGTSRLQSATLSLKMFGIEASVATGDGTAGLGSEGARAMHQLDALEAGVLAAQRVLDCATDGHPPLLILVDQLELVWEADPDSHALVTGLLLASKHLARTYATSARCVLFIRSDIYDTLNFADGDKFRSEEMQITWTPEALRRLALARASVSLRRQLSHEQLWGDVFPSSVCGEPTADYLERHCLPRPRDAIQFLTLCRDVAWERGHSTVRESDVLAATKRFSQWKLEDLAREYNVGFPFLRQVFALFENGEPRVSREEFGERFSAIHTNLHEAHSAYTEHLTAQAMVAALFAVGFLGVRRGDSVAYAGSTSLPVQLYEDDLHVHPCFRQALNCREGTTARSTAADLALQTPLPSGTHTSFLRNIAVTDAGFTVDRDVRLLEEVDRVMQRLLRHLGRSGLPVDVREETRLALSALRGQDHALAGEGAGVEARVRSGITLLETLAGHLAHEGYGSEAVTLRLADEARRLERVLGGAAGGGDSDSSG